In Castanea sativa cultivar Marrone di Chiusa Pesio chromosome 6, ASM4071231v1, a single window of DNA contains:
- the LOC142638320 gene encoding ribonuclease 3-like protein 2 isoform X1 has product MYSTYPSLSTEELSRLRDANISNKKLARVAVDRGLRPYIIHSAGTYLYKEIEKFAEVSREDGKVPIQKILADIVESLAAAIYDDLKFNLQKFWENSSLVVLYLKIFEKLLEPIVTLEDLPTNNVCDKKRWPKPIVRFELLYHE; this is encoded by the exons ATGTACTCAACATACCCTAGCCTCAGCACAGAAGAGCTCTCGCGCCTACGCGACGCCAACATCAGCAACAAGAAGCTAGCACGCGTCGCCGTAGACCGCGGCCTCCGCCCCTACATCATTCACAGTGCTGGCACCTATCTTTACAAGGAG ATTGAGAAGTTTGCTGAAGTCAGTCGGGAAGACGGTAAAGTCCCAATCCAAAAGATTCTTGCTGACATTGTAGAGTCTTTGGCAGCAGCTATATATGATGATCTCAAATTCAATCTGCAAAAATTTTGGGAG AATTCATCATTGGTTGTATTATATTTGAAGATCTTTGAGAAGCTCTTGGAACCGATTGTCACACTTGAAGACTTGCCCACGAACAATGTTTGTGACAAGAAAAGGTGGCCTAAGCCTATTGTCAGGTTTGAGCTTCTTTATCATGAGTAg
- the LOC142638320 gene encoding ribonuclease 3-like protein 2 isoform X2, whose amino-acid sequence MYSTYPSLSTEELSRLRDANISNKKLARVAVDRGLRPYIIHSAGTYLYKEIEKFAEVSREDGKVPIQKILADIVESLAAAIYDDLKFNLQKFWEIFEKLLEPIVTLEDLPTNNVCDKKRWPKPIVRFELLYHE is encoded by the exons ATGTACTCAACATACCCTAGCCTCAGCACAGAAGAGCTCTCGCGCCTACGCGACGCCAACATCAGCAACAAGAAGCTAGCACGCGTCGCCGTAGACCGCGGCCTCCGCCCCTACATCATTCACAGTGCTGGCACCTATCTTTACAAGGAG ATTGAGAAGTTTGCTGAAGTCAGTCGGGAAGACGGTAAAGTCCCAATCCAAAAGATTCTTGCTGACATTGTAGAGTCTTTGGCAGCAGCTATATATGATGATCTCAAATTCAATCTGCAAAAATTTTGGGAG ATCTTTGAGAAGCTCTTGGAACCGATTGTCACACTTGAAGACTTGCCCACGAACAATGTTTGTGACAAGAAAAGGTGGCCTAAGCCTATTGTCAGGTTTGAGCTTCTTTATCATGAGTAg